Proteins found in one Streptomyces sp. CB09001 genomic segment:
- a CDS encoding MFS transporter, with protein sequence MSGTTTAAAAPRRRAAGAGANRWVVLVVLCVSLLLVAVDATVLHVAVPAVTEDLRPGAIELLWIVDVYPLVCASLLILFGTLGDRVGRRRVLLLGYALFGVASALAALAETAQVLIAARALLGVGGAMIMPATLSILRQVFPDRRERALAIGIWSAVAAVGAAVGPLLGGFLLEHFWWGSVFLVNIPLMLVSLPVGRLLLPESKGDGHGPWDVAGALMAAGGLFGVVLGVKRLGGGEPVASLLTVLPLVLGAALLAGFVRRQRRRTYPLVDLAMFRRPAFSTSVGCIVLAMLALVGLELIAAQYLQLVLGLSPLETGLRLLPLTFAAMAAGLAGARLLRRFGPRRTVCAGFCLTAFAVVLLTAMGRADNCALLLTGFVLLGFGLETTLFGAYESMLSEAPQEQSGGAAAIGETSYQLGAGIGIALLGSVMNAAYAPGLTGGVPGVPGSASVAAGHSLGEAYEVAAQLGGPAGVALRRAAGDAFVHGLHVTLVVSAVLLLLGAVMALRLPRVMQCEEVSVPAPRGAVESRVSV encoded by the coding sequence ATGTCCGGGACGACCACGGCTGCCGCCGCGCCGCGCCGTCGGGCGGCCGGGGCCGGTGCCAACCGCTGGGTGGTCCTGGTCGTCCTCTGCGTCAGCCTGCTGCTCGTCGCCGTCGACGCGACCGTGCTGCACGTGGCGGTCCCCGCCGTCACCGAGGACCTCCGGCCCGGCGCCATCGAACTGCTCTGGATCGTCGACGTCTACCCGCTCGTCTGCGCCTCGCTGCTGATCCTCTTCGGCACGCTGGGTGACCGGGTGGGCCGCAGACGGGTCCTGCTGCTCGGCTACGCCCTCTTCGGCGTCGCCTCCGCGCTGGCGGCCCTCGCCGAGACCGCCCAGGTGCTGATCGCGGCCCGCGCGCTGCTCGGCGTGGGCGGCGCCATGATCATGCCCGCGACCCTGTCGATCCTGCGGCAGGTCTTCCCCGACCGGCGGGAACGGGCGCTGGCCATCGGCATCTGGAGCGCCGTGGCCGCGGTCGGCGCGGCGGTCGGTCCGCTGCTCGGCGGCTTCCTGCTGGAGCACTTCTGGTGGGGCTCGGTCTTCCTGGTCAACATCCCGCTGATGCTGGTCAGCCTGCCGGTGGGGCGGTTGCTGCTGCCCGAGTCGAAGGGCGACGGCCACGGGCCCTGGGACGTGGCCGGCGCGCTGATGGCTGCGGGCGGCCTGTTCGGGGTCGTCCTTGGGGTGAAGCGGCTGGGCGGCGGCGAGCCGGTGGCGAGCCTGCTCACCGTGCTGCCGCTGGTGCTGGGCGCGGCGCTGCTGGCGGGCTTCGTACGGCGGCAGCGGCGGCGCACGTATCCGCTGGTGGACCTCGCGATGTTCCGGCGGCCGGCGTTCAGTACGTCGGTGGGGTGCATCGTGCTGGCCATGCTGGCGCTGGTGGGTCTTGAGCTGATCGCCGCGCAGTACCTGCAGCTGGTGCTCGGTCTTTCCCCGCTGGAGACCGGGCTGCGGCTGCTGCCGCTGACCTTCGCGGCGATGGCGGCGGGGCTCGCGGGTGCGCGGCTGCTGCGGCGTTTCGGGCCGCGGCGGACGGTGTGCGCGGGGTTCTGCCTGACGGCCTTCGCGGTGGTGCTGCTCACGGCGATGGGCCGGGCCGACAACTGCGCGCTGCTGCTGACCGGGTTCGTCCTGCTCGGCTTCGGTCTGGAGACGACGCTGTTCGGGGCGTACGAGTCGATGCTGAGCGAGGCGCCGCAGGAGCAGTCGGGGGGCGCGGCGGCGATCGGGGAGACCTCTTACCAGCTGGGCGCCGGGATCGGCATCGCGTTGCTGGGCAGCGTGATGAACGCGGCGTACGCGCCCGGGCTGACGGGGGGCGTGCCGGGGGTGCCCGGGTCGGCGTCGGTGGCGGCGGGGCATTCGCTGGGGGAGGCGTACGAGGTTGCCGCGCAGCTCGGGGGGCCGGCGGGGGTTGCGTTGCGGCGGGCCGCGGGGGACGCGTTCGTGCATGGGCTGCATGTGACGTTGGTGGTGAGTGCGGTGTTGTTGCTGCTGGGGGCGGTGATGGCGTTGCGGTTGCCGCGGGTGATGCAGTGCGAGGAGGTCTCCGTGCCCGCGCCCCGGGGGGCGGTGGAGTCCCGCGTCTCGGTGTGA